One Paraburkholderia agricolaris genomic region harbors:
- a CDS encoding sugar ABC transporter substrate-binding protein, whose product MSKQDQHTGVSRRDFIKLGAGAAFAVAGSGMAGLSFGAGQATLACSFRSLTNPYYTAFNKGAQAFAKSVGLPYVPLTTEGSSEKGIADIRALLQKTGGNLVLNVDPNDSADARVIVEACSKAGAYVTTIWNKPKDLHPWDFNPNYVAHMSFDGVAYGESTATELFKAMGGKGGVVAIGGIFSNVPAIERKAGLMAALKKFPDIQLLDFQVADWDSQKAFPIMQAWMTRFNSKIKGVWAANDDMALGAIEALRAEGLAGQLPVSGMDGTQPGLAAIKVGELVTTVDWDPYWLGGIGLSMGLQAQQKKLQVASLPRDQRESFCKATLVTRSNVQTVMARESAPNADWNNLYARVAGPVVYR is encoded by the coding sequence ATGTCGAAACAGGATCAACACACAGGCGTATCGCGTCGCGACTTTATCAAGCTCGGCGCAGGCGCGGCATTTGCCGTCGCGGGCAGCGGCATGGCAGGCCTTTCGTTCGGCGCGGGGCAGGCCACGCTCGCCTGTTCGTTCCGCTCGCTGACCAATCCGTATTACACCGCGTTCAACAAGGGCGCGCAGGCTTTCGCAAAGAGCGTTGGTCTGCCGTACGTGCCGTTGACGACCGAAGGCAGCTCGGAAAAAGGCATCGCGGATATCCGCGCGCTGCTGCAGAAAACGGGTGGCAACCTGGTGCTGAATGTCGACCCCAACGACTCGGCCGACGCGCGTGTGATCGTCGAAGCCTGCTCGAAAGCCGGCGCTTACGTCACGACGATCTGGAATAAACCGAAGGACCTGCATCCGTGGGATTTCAACCCGAACTACGTCGCGCACATGTCATTCGATGGCGTGGCATACGGCGAATCGACCGCGACTGAGTTGTTCAAGGCAATGGGCGGCAAGGGGGGCGTTGTGGCAATCGGCGGCATTTTCAGCAACGTGCCTGCCATCGAGCGCAAGGCGGGTCTGATGGCGGCGCTGAAGAAATTCCCTGATATCCAGTTGCTGGACTTTCAGGTGGCGGACTGGGATTCGCAGAAGGCCTTCCCGATCATGCAGGCATGGATGACTCGCTTCAATTCGAAGATCAAGGGTGTGTGGGCCGCGAACGACGATATGGCGTTGGGCGCGATCGAAGCGCTGCGCGCAGAAGGGCTCGCGGGACAACTGCCGGTCTCCGGCATGGACGGCACGCAGCCGGGGCTCGCCGCGATCAAGGTGGGCGAACTCGTGACGACAGTCGACTGGGACCCGTACTGGCTCGGCGGCATCGGTCTCTCGATGGGTCTTCAGGCGCAGCAGAAAAAGCTGCAGGTCGCGTCACTGCCCAGGGATCAGCGCGAATCGTTCTGCAAGGCAACCCTCGTGACCAGGTCGAACGTCCAGACAGTCATGGCGCGCGAATCAGCACCTAACGCCGATTGGAACAATCTTTACGCCCGCGTCGCGGGCCCCGTGGTGTATCGATGA
- a CDS encoding GMC family oxidoreductase, with product MYDYVIVGGGAAGCALAARLSEDAGNRVLLLEAGPADTDPYIHMPVGFFKMTGGPLTWGYRTAAAAETQGRQIPFAQGRVLGGGGSINAMVYTRGQPSDYDGWERDGCTGWGFRDGVLPYLRRMEDNERLCNEYHGVGGPLGVSDLISVNELTKAFVLAGQEAGMPHNSDFNGAQQEGVGVYQVTQRNGKRCSAAVGYLRDARTRPNLTVRTGCLVSRVVIENGRAIGVEFAPGDDRSNVIIARAEREVIVTAGAIGSPKLLMLSGIGRPQDLERAGVKPVHALSGVGQNLQDHFDIDIVYELNGAYSLDKYSKKHMMLLAGLEYKLFNKGPVTSNIAEGGAFWYSDSSVLTPDLQFHFLPGAGVEAGVPPVPSGSGCTLNSYFLRPRSRGSVTLHSADPADAPVIDPAYIRDPHDLKVAVEGIRQSREIMSQKALGKYIKSEHFPGGNVRTQAEYETYAQQYGRTGYHPVGTCKMGIDEFAVVDPQLRVHGIEGLRVADSSVMPRIVSSNTNAPTLMIAEKAADLIRGLAATPAPVVGRLASTSGRVAREAAVAAI from the coding sequence ATGTATGACTATGTGATCGTAGGTGGCGGCGCGGCGGGTTGTGCGCTGGCGGCTCGTCTGAGCGAGGATGCGGGCAATCGGGTGCTGCTTCTCGAAGCCGGACCTGCCGATACGGATCCGTATATCCACATGCCGGTTGGCTTCTTCAAGATGACGGGTGGCCCTTTGACCTGGGGTTATCGCACGGCTGCGGCGGCCGAAACACAAGGGCGGCAGATTCCATTCGCGCAGGGCCGCGTGCTCGGAGGTGGCGGCTCGATCAATGCCATGGTCTACACACGTGGGCAGCCGTCGGACTATGACGGCTGGGAGCGCGATGGTTGCACTGGTTGGGGCTTTCGCGATGGCGTGCTGCCGTACTTGCGCCGCATGGAAGACAACGAACGCCTGTGCAACGAGTATCACGGTGTCGGTGGCCCGCTCGGTGTGTCTGATCTCATCAGCGTCAACGAATTAACCAAGGCTTTTGTCCTGGCGGGGCAGGAAGCCGGCATGCCGCATAACAGCGACTTCAACGGCGCGCAGCAGGAAGGCGTAGGCGTTTATCAGGTCACGCAGCGCAACGGCAAGCGCTGCAGCGCGGCGGTCGGCTATCTGCGCGATGCTCGCACGCGGCCCAATCTCACGGTGCGAACCGGTTGCCTCGTGTCGCGTGTGGTCATCGAAAACGGCCGCGCAATCGGCGTTGAATTTGCACCCGGGGACGATCGCTCGAATGTGATCATTGCGCGTGCTGAACGCGAAGTCATCGTGACCGCTGGGGCGATTGGTTCGCCGAAGCTGCTGATGCTCTCCGGCATTGGGCGCCCGCAAGATCTGGAACGCGCCGGAGTGAAGCCTGTGCATGCGCTAAGCGGTGTCGGGCAGAACTTGCAGGATCACTTCGATATCGACATCGTCTACGAATTGAACGGTGCGTACAGTCTGGACAAGTATTCGAAGAAACACATGATGTTGCTGGCAGGCCTCGAGTACAAACTCTTTAACAAAGGGCCGGTCACGTCCAATATCGCCGAAGGAGGCGCCTTCTGGTATTCCGACAGTAGCGTACTCACGCCCGACTTGCAGTTTCACTTCTTGCCTGGCGCCGGCGTCGAGGCCGGTGTGCCGCCGGTGCCCTCGGGTTCGGGCTGTACGCTCAACTCCTATTTTCTCCGGCCGCGCAGCCGCGGCAGCGTCACGTTGCATAGTGCCGATCCTGCCGATGCACCGGTGATCGATCCTGCTTATATTCGCGACCCTCATGATCTGAAGGTGGCCGTCGAAGGGATCCGTCAGAGTCGCGAAATCATGAGTCAGAAGGCGCTCGGCAAGTACATCAAGAGTGAGCACTTCCCTGGTGGGAACGTGCGCACGCAGGCCGAATACGAAACCTACGCGCAGCAGTACGGACGCACCGGCTATCACCCGGTCGGCACCTGCAAGATGGGCATCGACGAATTTGCCGTCGTCGATCCGCAATTGCGAGTGCACGGCATCGAAGGATTGAGAGTCGCGGATTCATCGGTAATGCCGCGGATCGTAAGTTCGAACACGAACGCGCCCACGCTGATGATCGCGGAAAAGGCCGCCGATCTGATTCGCGGTCTGGCGGCAACGCCGGCGCCCGTGGTGGGTCGGCTTGCCAGCACCTCGGGCCGTGTGGCGCGCGAGGCCGCGGTAGCCGCGATCTGA
- a CDS encoding aldehyde dehydrogenase family protein, translating into MSNLNELAATLRLPSEPLRTPMFIDGKDYAGVAGEFVTRKSPGHGVPVTSTARASVGDLNLAVAAARRAFDDGRWSRLSGEQRATVLLKTAGLIRDNVETLAYLETLESGKPIGQSRGEINAAAGIWEYAAGLARVAHGDSHDTLGSDMFGLVVRQPVGVVGIVTPWNFPFFILSERLPFVLAAGCTAVVKPAELTSTTTLKLAALLTEAGLPDGVVNVVTGLGSKVGQALAEHMDVDMVSFTGSTPVGRSVLTAAGGNMKKVGLELGGKNPQIVFADADLADAADAIAFGICFNAGQCCVSGSRLVVHRSVEDELVARVKSVLEKVRVGDPLDASNHVGAIVEARQFDKICSFIETGSRDGAQLVHGGTSSQDGERFFIQPTMFRNVEPHSALAQEEIFGPVLSVTPFDTFEQAIQIANGVPYGLAASIWTRDLQGAIKSFRDVQAGRVWVNCTITGGPEMPIGGVKQSGIGRETGRYGVEEYTELKSVHVQLGNRPRWIA; encoded by the coding sequence ATGAGCAATCTGAATGAACTGGCGGCAACGCTTCGTCTTCCGTCTGAACCTCTGCGCACGCCGATGTTCATCGACGGCAAGGACTACGCCGGAGTCGCTGGCGAATTCGTGACGCGCAAGAGTCCGGGCCACGGCGTGCCGGTGACGTCCACGGCGCGCGCATCTGTCGGCGATCTGAATCTGGCAGTGGCTGCGGCGCGCCGGGCGTTCGATGACGGGCGCTGGTCGCGTCTGTCCGGTGAGCAGCGTGCAACGGTGCTGCTCAAAACTGCGGGTCTTATCCGGGACAACGTGGAGACGCTCGCGTACCTGGAAACGCTGGAAAGCGGCAAGCCAATAGGCCAGTCGCGCGGCGAGATCAACGCCGCGGCGGGCATCTGGGAGTACGCGGCGGGTCTTGCGCGGGTCGCGCACGGCGATTCGCATGACACCCTCGGCAGCGACATGTTTGGTCTTGTCGTGCGTCAGCCCGTCGGCGTGGTGGGCATCGTCACGCCATGGAATTTCCCGTTCTTCATTCTGTCAGAGCGCCTGCCGTTTGTGCTGGCGGCGGGATGTACCGCGGTCGTCAAACCCGCCGAACTCACCTCGACCACGACGCTCAAGCTCGCCGCGCTTCTGACGGAGGCCGGCTTGCCGGACGGCGTCGTGAACGTGGTGACTGGGCTTGGCTCGAAGGTAGGTCAGGCACTCGCGGAGCACATGGATGTCGACATGGTGTCGTTCACGGGTTCCACCCCAGTGGGCCGTTCGGTGCTGACGGCAGCGGGCGGCAACATGAAGAAGGTTGGGCTCGAACTGGGCGGCAAGAATCCGCAGATCGTGTTCGCGGACGCCGATCTCGCCGATGCCGCTGACGCCATCGCGTTTGGCATCTGCTTCAATGCGGGCCAATGCTGTGTGTCGGGCAGCCGCCTTGTCGTGCATCGATCGGTGGAAGATGAACTTGTCGCGCGGGTCAAGAGTGTGCTCGAGAAGGTGCGGGTGGGCGATCCGCTCGACGCGTCGAACCACGTTGGCGCCATCGTTGAAGCGCGTCAGTTCGACAAGATTTGCAGTTTCATCGAAACGGGCAGTCGCGACGGCGCACAACTGGTGCATGGCGGCACGTCGAGCCAGGATGGTGAGCGCTTCTTCATCCAGCCCACCATGTTCCGCAACGTCGAACCGCATAGCGCGCTGGCGCAGGAAGAAATTTTCGGACCCGTGCTGTCGGTCACGCCATTCGACACCTTCGAACAGGCGATCCAGATTGCGAACGGCGTGCCGTACGGTCTCGCGGCCAGCATCTGGACGCGCGATCTGCAGGGCGCGATCAAGAGCTTCCGCGATGTACAGGCCGGTCGGGTCTGGGTCAACTGCACCATCACCGGCGGCCCGGAAATGCCGATCGGCGGTGTCAAGCAATCGGGCATTGGCCGCGAGACGGGGCGTTACGGCGTCGAGGAATACACCGAACTGAAGTCGGTTCATGTCCAGTTGGGCAACCGGCCGCGCTGGATTGCCTAA
- a CDS encoding TetR/AcrR family transcriptional regulator produces MTLVTTPPARASKTARKGATQPPRQRDPEVTRARILEAAKMEFAKLGLAGARVEAIATRSKANKRMIYHYFGSKEELFVAVLEDAYADIRTAELKLNLDHLSPEDAIVALATHTWNYYLKNPEFMTLVNSENLHKARHLKKSERFKELHHDFISMLQRILDRGVEAGVFRSGVDARQLHITMAAIGYYYLTNRHTSGLIFDIDFMSKEALKTRLDFNIETVLRLVRA; encoded by the coding sequence ATGACTCTTGTGACCACGCCTCCCGCCCGGGCATCCAAAACCGCCAGAAAGGGCGCCACCCAGCCGCCGAGGCAGCGGGATCCCGAGGTGACCCGGGCGCGTATTCTCGAAGCCGCGAAAATGGAGTTCGCGAAACTCGGTCTTGCCGGCGCACGCGTGGAAGCCATCGCGACACGCTCGAAGGCCAACAAGCGGATGATCTATCACTACTTCGGGAGCAAGGAGGAGTTGTTCGTTGCTGTGCTCGAGGACGCCTATGCCGACATCCGCACCGCCGAACTGAAGCTCAATCTCGATCATCTTTCGCCCGAAGATGCGATCGTTGCGCTCGCCACGCATACGTGGAATTATTACCTGAAGAACCCCGAGTTCATGACACTCGTCAACAGCGAGAACCTGCACAAGGCGCGCCATCTGAAGAAGTCCGAACGATTCAAGGAACTGCACCATGATTTCATCTCGATGTTGCAACGCATACTCGACCGTGGCGTCGAAGCGGGTGTATTCCGCAGCGGTGTCGACGCCCGGCAACTGCACATTACGATGGCAGCGATCGGTTACTACTACCTGACCAATCGCCACACAAGCGGCCTGATCTTCGACATAGACTTCATGAGCAAGGAGGCGTTGAAAACCCGGCTCGACTTCAACATCGAAACCGTTCTCAGGCTCGTGCGCGCCTGA
- a CDS encoding CoA-transferase: MQAEDAVEQIFDGATIALASNGGGMLEPDAVLAKLEQRFLKTGHPRDLTVVHALGIGDGKGSGLGRFAHPGMVRRVIGGHWSWSPAMQQMAKENAFEAYSFPAGAISTLLREIGAGRPGLVTHVGLRTFVDPRIDGGKINARATEDLVELIELDGREYLRYKPFKVDFAIVRGSSADGAGNVTLRREPVDLDTYAAALAAHNSGGHVIVQVKEREPAGYVPARLVRIPGVLVDTLVEMPAAPQCAIADYDATLSGETLGTIADGFYEVPTGIRRIIAARAAQELHEGHSANFGFGIPGGIPGLLAQQGRLGTFWGTVEQGIHNGAMVDGPMFGSARNAEAILSSVDQFDFYSGGGVDISFLGMGEMDGEGNINVSKLGSTVVGPGGFIDITQGARKIVFCGSFEAKGLQVEQVGERLNIASPGSVPKLVERVQHITFSGVQARIAKQEVLYVTERAVFRLEDNGVRLIEVAEGIDVEQDVLARMGFRPIVDDALLARGKGTADKRREQPA, translated from the coding sequence ATGCAAGCCGAAGATGCGGTTGAGCAAATCTTCGATGGGGCCACCATTGCGCTGGCCAGCAACGGCGGAGGAATGCTTGAGCCGGACGCTGTGCTCGCGAAACTGGAGCAGCGATTCCTCAAGACCGGGCATCCGCGCGATCTTACGGTCGTTCACGCCCTTGGAATTGGCGACGGGAAGGGCAGCGGTCTTGGGCGCTTCGCGCACCCGGGTATGGTGCGGCGCGTCATCGGTGGACACTGGAGCTGGTCGCCGGCCATGCAGCAAATGGCGAAAGAGAATGCGTTCGAAGCGTATAGCTTCCCAGCGGGCGCAATCTCCACCTTGCTGCGCGAGATTGGCGCAGGCCGGCCGGGGCTCGTCACGCACGTCGGCCTGCGCACGTTCGTCGATCCACGCATCGACGGCGGCAAGATCAATGCGCGCGCTACCGAAGACCTTGTCGAACTGATTGAACTCGATGGGCGCGAGTACTTGCGCTACAAGCCGTTCAAAGTCGATTTCGCGATCGTCCGCGGTTCGTCCGCGGACGGGGCCGGCAATGTCACGTTGCGTCGCGAGCCCGTTGACCTCGACACGTACGCAGCGGCTCTTGCTGCTCACAACAGTGGCGGCCACGTGATTGTGCAGGTCAAGGAGCGCGAGCCGGCAGGCTACGTGCCTGCGCGACTGGTGCGCATACCGGGTGTTCTCGTTGACACGCTCGTCGAAATGCCTGCGGCGCCGCAGTGTGCGATCGCCGACTACGACGCCACGCTAAGTGGCGAAACGCTTGGAACCATTGCCGATGGTTTCTATGAAGTGCCCACGGGTATTCGTCGCATCATTGCGGCACGCGCCGCGCAGGAGCTGCACGAAGGGCATTCGGCGAATTTCGGTTTCGGCATCCCCGGCGGTATTCCGGGTTTGCTGGCGCAGCAGGGACGACTCGGCACCTTCTGGGGAACGGTCGAGCAGGGTATCCATAACGGCGCGATGGTCGACGGTCCGATGTTCGGCTCTGCGCGCAACGCGGAAGCGATTCTCTCAAGCGTCGATCAATTCGATTTCTACAGCGGGGGCGGGGTCGACATCTCGTTTCTCGGCATGGGCGAAATGGATGGAGAGGGGAATATCAATGTCTCGAAACTCGGCTCGACGGTGGTAGGACCAGGCGGCTTTATCGACATCACCCAGGGCGCGCGCAAGATCGTCTTCTGCGGCAGTTTCGAAGCAAAGGGCCTGCAGGTCGAGCAGGTGGGCGAGCGTCTGAATATTGCGTCGCCGGGCAGTGTGCCGAAGCTCGTCGAACGCGTGCAGCACATCACGTTCAGCGGCGTGCAGGCGCGTATCGCAAAGCAGGAGGTGCTGTACGTCACCGAGCGCGCAGTGTTCAGGCTCGAAGACAACGGTGTTCGGCTGATCGAGGTGGCGGAAGGTATCGATGTCGAGCAGGACGTGCTCGCGCGGATGGGCTTTCGCCCGATTGTCGACGACGCATTGCTCGCGCGCGGTAAGGGCACGGCGGACAAGCGTCGCGAGCAGCCGGCCTAA
- a CDS encoding acyl-CoA dehydrogenase family protein: protein MKLSETHQQIRETTRRFAQEVIRPVAEELDREERFPAEIYAQMGELGLFGITVPEEFGGAGLDVTAYALVMEELSRGYASVADQCGLLELVGTLLSAHGTDEQRAAYMEPLLRAKLRPAYCITEADAGTDVSGIRTTATRTAEGWELNGAKLWIHNAPVADVAFVLARTDPAAGKRGMSIFIVDCSLGGVSKGPKEHKMGQRASQVGELNFDRVKLPRDALLGTEGRGFHMMMSALDKGRVGIASLAVGIAQAGLEAALEYSQTRKQFGSHIAELQGIQWMLADMAKDIQAARLLVLDAAERLESGDRPSIACSMAKCFAGDTAVKHSANAVQIFGGSGYIRGYEVERLYRDAKITQIYEGTNQIQRTIIARDLIANGASL from the coding sequence ATGAAACTCTCAGAAACGCATCAGCAGATTCGTGAAACCACCCGCCGCTTTGCACAGGAGGTGATTCGCCCAGTTGCCGAGGAACTGGATCGCGAGGAACGCTTCCCAGCGGAGATCTACGCCCAGATGGGCGAGTTAGGCCTGTTCGGCATCACCGTGCCGGAGGAATTTGGCGGAGCCGGACTCGACGTCACTGCTTACGCGCTCGTGATGGAGGAGTTGTCGCGCGGCTACGCTTCGGTCGCGGACCAATGCGGGCTCCTTGAACTGGTCGGCACGCTTCTTTCAGCACACGGCACCGACGAGCAACGCGCGGCCTACATGGAGCCGCTCTTGCGCGCAAAACTACGGCCGGCCTATTGCATTACTGAAGCCGACGCAGGCACCGACGTCTCAGGCATCCGCACCACCGCGACCCGCACGGCCGAGGGTTGGGAACTGAATGGCGCCAAGCTCTGGATTCATAACGCGCCGGTTGCGGACGTCGCATTCGTGCTCGCCCGGACCGACCCCGCGGCTGGCAAACGCGGTATGAGTATCTTCATCGTGGACTGCTCGTTGGGCGGGGTATCGAAAGGTCCCAAAGAGCACAAGATGGGGCAGCGTGCGTCGCAGGTCGGCGAACTGAATTTCGACCGGGTGAAGTTGCCTCGCGATGCGTTGCTCGGCACCGAAGGCCGCGGCTTTCACATGATGATGAGCGCGCTCGACAAAGGCCGCGTGGGCATCGCCTCGCTTGCCGTGGGCATCGCGCAGGCGGGGCTTGAAGCGGCACTCGAATACTCACAAACCCGCAAGCAGTTCGGCAGTCATATCGCCGAATTGCAAGGCATTCAATGGATGCTCGCGGATATGGCGAAGGACATTCAGGCCGCGCGCCTGCTCGTCCTCGACGCCGCGGAACGACTCGAGTCGGGCGATCGCCCCAGCATTGCCTGCTCAATGGCCAAGTGCTTTGCCGGCGATACCGCCGTTAAGCACAGCGCTAACGCCGTGCAGATTTTCGGCGGCAGCGGCTACATTCGCGGCTACGAAGTCGAACGCCTGTATCGGGACGCCAAGATCACGCAGATCTACGAAGGCACGAACCAGATCCAGCGCACAATCATTGCGCGCGATCTGATCGCCAACGGGGCCTCATTATGA
- a CDS encoding 3-ketoacyl-ACP reductase, giving the protein MSARPIALVTGSRRGIGRAIAIELGRAGFDIALTDAVASDELDDAVREVQQTDARAIATLSDLADIDSHPATLSAIEASLGGQIDCLVNNAGVSVMSRGDLLDVTAESFDRCIAVNTRGTFFLMQAFAKHCLARSNAPVAPHPSIITITSSNAIAASPLRSEYCVSKAGLSMANTLFSLRLAEHGVSVYEVQPGLIETEMTAPSRARYDTQIEQGLTAIKRWGTPQEVAITVRTLATGGLPYSVGQAIRIDGGLLVTKY; this is encoded by the coding sequence ATGAGCGCGCGCCCAATCGCCCTTGTCACAGGTAGCCGGCGCGGCATCGGCCGCGCGATCGCAATCGAACTTGGTCGCGCCGGCTTCGACATCGCACTGACCGATGCGGTGGCGTCGGACGAACTCGACGATGCCGTTCGCGAGGTTCAGCAAACCGACGCACGCGCGATCGCAACGCTCTCCGACCTCGCCGACATCGATTCGCATCCGGCCACGTTATCCGCAATCGAAGCCTCTCTCGGCGGCCAGATCGATTGCCTTGTGAACAACGCGGGAGTTTCCGTGATGTCACGCGGTGACCTACTCGATGTCACCGCGGAAAGCTTCGACCGCTGTATCGCGGTGAATACGCGCGGCACGTTCTTTCTCATGCAGGCATTCGCGAAGCACTGCCTCGCGCGCTCGAACGCGCCCGTTGCACCGCACCCGTCGATCATCACGATCACGTCGTCTAACGCAATCGCGGCGTCGCCCTTGCGCAGCGAATATTGCGTATCCAAGGCCGGGCTTTCGATGGCCAACACACTCTTCTCGCTACGGCTCGCTGAACACGGCGTCAGCGTCTATGAAGTGCAGCCCGGTTTGATTGAAACCGAAATGACCGCACCGTCCCGCGCACGCTACGACACGCAGATCGAACAGGGACTGACCGCCATCAAACGCTGGGGCACGCCGCAGGAAGTGGCAATCACTGTGCGCACGCTTGCCACCGGCGGCCTCCCCTACAGCGTCGGCCAGGCGATCCGTATCGACGGCGGCCTGCTCGTCACCAAATACTGA
- a CDS encoding dihydrodipicolinate synthase family protein, which yields MNLSIKLPTASGALETYSVQGTPLGVRPPVREFNRIAYSAAHVVADPLRAGELNAEPAIDWDRTIAYRRYLLDQGLGIAEAMDTAQRGMGLPWSTALELITRSIEGTRDIAGAAIASGCGTDHVTPASVTNCDQVIRAYAEQLEAVQRVGGRVILMASRALAKVARSPDDYRRVYREVLAMCDQPVILHWLGAMFDPELAGYWGTSDFPGAAEVCLDIIEANSAKVDGIKISLLDEQKEITFRRRLPQSVKMYTGDDFNYPALIAGDGTHFSHALLGIFDAIAPAASQALTALSAGDVETFNRLLGPTVPLSRHIFRAPTQYYKTGVVFLAYLNGFQDHFFMPGGHHGMRPPAYLADVFRLADQAGLLRDPGDAITRIRRAMAPLGCAD from the coding sequence ATGAACCTCTCGATCAAACTTCCGACTGCGTCCGGCGCACTGGAAACCTATTCCGTACAGGGCACACCACTTGGAGTGCGACCGCCTGTGCGCGAATTCAACCGCATCGCGTACTCCGCCGCCCACGTGGTGGCCGATCCGCTGCGCGCGGGCGAACTGAACGCCGAGCCCGCCATCGACTGGGACCGCACAATCGCTTACCGGCGCTATCTCCTTGACCAGGGGTTGGGCATCGCAGAAGCCATGGACACAGCGCAGCGCGGTATGGGTTTGCCGTGGAGCACGGCACTCGAACTGATCACACGCAGCATCGAAGGCACCCGCGATATTGCCGGGGCGGCCATCGCGTCAGGCTGCGGCACTGATCACGTCACGCCCGCTTCGGTGACGAACTGCGATCAGGTGATTCGCGCCTATGCGGAGCAACTCGAAGCCGTGCAACGCGTAGGCGGACGCGTGATCCTGATGGCGAGCCGCGCGCTTGCGAAAGTAGCGCGCTCACCGGACGATTATCGGCGCGTCTATCGCGAGGTGCTCGCAATGTGCGATCAGCCGGTGATTCTGCATTGGCTCGGCGCCATGTTCGACCCAGAACTCGCGGGCTACTGGGGCACAAGCGATTTTCCGGGTGCAGCCGAAGTTTGCCTCGATATCATCGAGGCCAATTCGGCCAAAGTGGATGGCATCAAGATCTCATTGCTCGACGAGCAGAAGGAGATCACGTTCCGCCGACGCCTGCCGCAAAGCGTGAAGATGTACACAGGCGACGACTTCAACTATCCCGCGCTGATCGCCGGCGATGGCACGCATTTCTCGCATGCGCTTCTCGGCATTTTCGACGCCATTGCGCCGGCCGCGTCTCAGGCACTGACGGCCCTCTCCGCGGGCGACGTCGAGACCTTCAACCGGTTGCTGGGGCCGACGGTGCCGCTTTCGCGGCACATTTTTCGCGCGCCGACGCAGTACTACAAGACGGGCGTGGTGTTCCTCGCGTACCTGAACGGCTTCCAGGACCACTTCTTCATGCCGGGCGGCCACCATGGTATGCGGCCGCCAGCTTACCTGGCGGATGTGTTCCGCCTCGCCGACCAGGCCGGCCTGTTGCGCGACCCGGGCGATGCAATCACTCGCATCCGGAGGGCCATGGCGCCACTCGGATGCGCAGACTGA
- a CDS encoding Dabb family protein has product MRRLIMARSGGPVRHMVFCRFRNEVTPACRLAFFEQIRRLTEVPGIAFTNFQSGPNVSPEGYGMTFSDGFMMDFASRDDCFAYLAHPTHQAIGARLLEALEDGAQGLLVFDIDLETYEKPSRKTRPVLHQYRNAGPSGATQSHD; this is encoded by the coding sequence ATGCGCAGACTGATCATGGCCCGATCTGGGGGACCCGTACGGCACATGGTGTTTTGCCGGTTCCGTAACGAAGTGACACCGGCATGCCGCCTTGCGTTCTTCGAGCAGATCCGGCGACTGACGGAAGTACCCGGCATTGCCTTCACCAACTTTCAGAGCGGGCCCAACGTATCGCCGGAAGGCTATGGCATGACGTTTTCTGACGGCTTCATGATGGATTTCGCGAGCCGCGACGACTGTTTTGCCTATCTGGCGCATCCAACGCATCAAGCCATTGGGGCACGTCTTCTTGAGGCACTTGAAGACGGTGCGCAAGGTCTGCTCGTCTTCGATATCGATCTGGAAACCTATGAGAAACCTTCACGGAAGACTCGACCTGTGCTCCATCAATACCGCAACGCTGGGCCATCGGGAGCCACTCAGTCGCACGATTGA